Proteins encoded by one window of Lathyrus oleraceus cultivar Zhongwan6 chromosome 1, CAAS_Psat_ZW6_1.0, whole genome shotgun sequence:
- the LOC127089573 gene encoding uncharacterized protein LOC127089573 → MDRNILDAASDRALVVKTPAVAKALIENMSLNSQQFTTRNNSVQAKGVNEIQVSSNKALETRIDELTSLVKQLAVGKTQAANLCGICTFHEHPTDTCPILLDESITELPQACAANLYNQGNNQNKNHPNLRYGNQQPTQPAATPQATISTPSGPSLEDLVKQLAVNNLQFQQRTESSIQTLQTQIGQLATSMNAMQSQGSNQLPAQVVVNPKGPNANVSAISLRSGKVTKPAPEKNKRILEVTSELSSPSSVVVETEKNKEKEYVPPVPFPHRVLKNKRVEEGDKEREILDVFRKVAINIPLLDVIK, encoded by the exons ATGGATAGGAATATTCTTGATGCTGCTAGCGATAGAGCACTCGTCGTTAAAACTCCAGCCGTCGCCAAAGCTTTGATCGAAAATATGTCCCTCAACTCCCAACAATTTACAACCAGAAACAATTCTGTCCAAGCAAAGGGTGTGAACGAAATTCAGGTTTCCTCCAACAAAGCTTTAGAAACCAGAATTGACGAGCTcacctctttagtgaaacaattggCAGTAGGTAAGACTCAAGCGGCAAACCTGTGTGGTATTTGTACTTTTCATGAGCATCCAACCGATACTTGTCCTATTTTACTTGATGAATCGATCACTGAGTTGCCTCAAGCTTGTGCAGCAAACCTTTACAATCAAGGTAACAATCAGAACAA gaaccatcccaaccttcgatatggaaaccaGCAGCCAACCCAACCAGCAGCTACCCCCCAAGCCACCATTTCTACACCCTCTGGACCTTCATTAGAGGACCTAGTCAAACAACTAGCTGTTAATAATCTTCAGTTTCAACAAAGAACAGAATCTAGTATTCAAACCTTACAGACACAGATTGGACAGCTTGCCACCTCAATGAATGCCATGCAATcccaaggatcaaaccaacttcCTGCCCAAGTAGTTGTGAATCCAAAAGGTCCTAATGCCAATGTCAGTGCAATTTCTTTGAGGTCCGGAAAGGTCACAAAACCAGCCCCcgaaaaaaataaaagaattcTTGAGGTAACATCTGAACTTTCTTCACCTTCTTCTGTTGTGGTAGAAACTGAAAAGAATAAAGAAAAAGAATATGTACCACCAGTCCCTTTTccacatagagttctgaaaaataaaagagtTGAGGAAGGAGACAAAGAGAGGGAGATCTTGGATGTTTTTAGAAAAGTTGCGATAAACATTCCACTTCTTGATGTCATTAAGTAG